One region of Syngnathus scovelli strain Florida chromosome 15, RoL_Ssco_1.2, whole genome shotgun sequence genomic DNA includes:
- the phldb2a gene encoding pleckstrin homology-like domain family B member 2 isoform X2 translates to MSRMLPQRAAVSTLGYSSDCVKMEPSGSSPVGGTFLRGSRSKAELQELMETLQRRKSALEASLRAAECNRKYFNTPSPGGPQSKRPLSILGTSEHQQSSSRNFSYASSSSMPPSPRQGERQFSPNGLLRHPNARHQSQDSLFHPTDGSSFISSYGEPIPRSPRIKSGTASVPSSPRLGRRLYSHGKAVSDSRQRKYSTGSLNSLGMHSRSLPRLHNPADPPILSLPPHLHRAGRSAVARRSLSSLEQPPDVTVPASMPNTPRRASMASLSSLGFEIDGPNLDAGFGEQRLSFGKGGLSPGQRVGSITSLNGKEELRDYHQHQRDERLREQKVHKLESQRLETIMTLCTEFAQVEPAGSAVSDLQKINKELEKLQVSDDESVFSDSPGGTAPEGGFGTRGRDLLLSDEQQVLESAQLKQEVTHIEEERIQVVNNIEELEQKIKDLDNQMEESVREMEVECALLEGEQESEMAQMQKEKELLDQLKENIHSTEKISHTEKAQEAEEQAKSLEELEFQKLEREIHQDEEKENQSQLLREIADCQRLAITRKERLATLKKQSSQITLQSQQEREDFQREKSNLLIMLQKERDKLASLEGKYAELSEKQNLANSNGAVKEHLHSAKERRRSGKENSAHLSDNTTPKRSQQIVTPYGRSLGRTLPPKAHLPLSQSSSCGSVIPQGLSFAPRDLNARRQPKSHTHMNDAVHSRQRKSDFGSRMLSEANVYLDSLSYPDNSQASDTISVDSSDSMETSFSACSPDNISSASMTNMAKLEEMERLLREAQVEKLRLLEHREREMEIRRQALEEERRRREELEKRLQEETNRRQKLVEREVKLREKQRSQSRLLSRYLPMRKDDFDLHCHIEAAGHNPDACFHLAITDKTCRGFLVKMGGKIKTWKKRWFVFDQNRRTLTYYADKHETKMKGVIYFQAIEEVYYDHLKNAHKSPNPSLTFSVKTHDRVYYMVAPSPEAMRIWMDVIVTGAEGHMHFMV, encoded by the exons ATGAGCAGGATGCTTCCTCAAAGGGCGGCTGTGAGCACGCTCGGCTACAGCTCAG ACTGTGTGAAGATGGAGCCGAGCGGCAGCAGCCCGGTTGGTGGAACCTTCCTCAGGGGCTCCCGCTCTAAGGCGGAGCTGCAGGAATTGATGGAGACGCTGCAGCGCAGGAAGAGTGCCCTGGAGGCCAGTCTGAGGGCGGCTGAGTGCAACCGCAAGTATTTCAATACGCCTTCCCCCGGAGGACCCCAGTCCAAACGACCACTCTCCATCCTCGGAACCAGTGAGCATCAGCAGTCTTCCTCGAGAAACTTCTCCTACGCGAGCAGTAGCAGCATGCCCCCTTCCCCTCGCCAGGGTGAGCGCCAGTTTAGCCCCAACGGCTTGCTCCGTCACCCAAACGCTCGGCACCAATCGCAAGACAGCCTCTTCCACCCTACGGATGGAAGTTCTTTCATCTCCTCTTATGGAGAACCCATACCTCGCTCTCCTAGAATTAAGAGCGGCACAGCTAGCGTGCCCTCGAGCCCTCGACTGGGCCGCAGACTCTACTCACATGGCAAAGCCGTAAGTGACTCCAGGCAGAGGAAATACTCCACAGGTTCCCTCAACAGTCTGGGCATGCACAGCCGCTCGCTACCCCGCCTTCACAATCCAGCCGATCCTCCCATTTTATCTCTGCCGCCTCATCTACATCGAGCAGGACGCTCGGCTGTGGCTCGGCGCAGTCTCTCCTCCCTTGAACAACCACCTGATGTGACGGTACCAGCCAGTATGCCCAATACACCCAGGAGGGCCAGCATGGCCTCCCTGAGCTCTCTGGGTTTTGAGATAGATGGGCCGAACTTGGATGCGGGCTTTGGAGAGCAGAGGTTATCTTTTGGGAAAGGCGGGCTGAGTCCAGGTCAAAGGGTGGGTAGCATCACTTCTTTGAACGGCAAAGAGGAGTTGAGAGACTACCACCAGCACCAGAGAGATGAGAGACTCAGGGAGCAGAAAGTGCACAAGTTG GAAAGTCAGCGGCTGGAGACCATCATGACCCTGTGTACGGAGTTTGCACAGGTGGAGCCTGCAGGTTCAGCAGTTTCCGACCTGCAGAAGATCAATAAGGAGTTGGAGAAGCTGCAGGTGTCGGACGACGAGTCAGTTTTCTCCGACTCTCCCGGCGGCACGGCGCCGGAAGGCGGTTTTGGCACCAGAGGACGGGATTTGCTTCTCAGTGACGAGCAGCAG GTGTTGGAGAGTGCGCAGCTGAAGCAGGAAGTAACACACATTGAAGAGGAGAGGATCCAAGTTGTCAACAACATTGAGGAGCTGGAGCAGAAGATTAAAGACCTGGACAACCAGATGGAAGAGTCAGTGAGAGAG ATGGAGGTAGAGTGCGCTTTGCTGGAAGGGGAGCAAGAATCAGAGATGGCTCAGATGCAAAAAGAAAAGGAGCTTCTGGACCAGCTTAAGGAAAATATTCATAGTACTGAAAAGATTAGCCACACTGAGAAagcacag gaagcagaggagcaagCAAAAAGCTTGGAGGAATTGGAGTTTCAAAAATTGGAGAGAGAGATTCACCAAGATGAGGAAAAGGAAAATCAGAGTCAATTACTGAGAGAAATTGCTGACTGTCAGCGTCTCGCTATCACGCGCAAG GAGAGACTTGCGACTCTGAAGAAACAGTCCTCGCAGATTACTTTACAgtctcagcaggagagagaagACTTCCAGAGGGAAAAAAGCAATCTGCTCATCATGCTGCAGAAG GAGAGAGACAAGCTGGCGTCTTTGGAAGGAAAGTATGCAGAGCTGTCTGAGAAGCAGAACTTGGCCAATAGCAACGGGGCCGTCAAAGAG CATTTGCACTCGGCAaaggaaagaagaagaagcgggaaggAAAACTCGGCCCATCTGAGCGACAACACGACGCCGAAGAGGAGCCAGCAGATCGTCACTCCCTACGGACGATCTCTGGGACGCACCCTTCCGCCCAag GCCCATCTGCCTCTGTCACAAAGCTCCAGCTGTGGCAGCGTCATCCCACAAGGGCTCAGCTTTGCCCCCCGAGACCTAAATGCTCGCCGCCAGCCAAAAA GCCACACACATATGAATGACGCCGTACACAGCCGACAaagaaaaagtgattttggtagtcGGATGCTCTCTGAGGCCAACGTTTACCTGGACTCTTTGTCCTACCCGGATAACAGCCAGGCCTCCGACACCATCAGTGTGGACAGTTCTGACAGCATGGAGACCAGCTTCTCCGCATGCTCTCCAGATAACATCTCCAG TGCCAGTATGACTAACATGGCCAAGCTCGAGGAGATGGAGCGTTTACTCCGAGAGGCCCAGGTGGAAAAGCTAAGGCTGCTTGAGCACAGG GAACGGGAGATGGAGATACGCCGGCAAGCTTTGGAGGAAGAGCGAAGACGGAGGGAGGAACTGGAGAAACGCCTGCAGGAGGAGACCAACCGGAGACAAAAACTTGTGGAGAGGGAAGTGAAGCTCAGGGAGAAACAGAGATCGCAG TCCCGACTTCTGTCGCGCTACTTACCCATGAGGAAAGACGACTTTGACCTTCATTGCCATATTGAGGCAGCGGGCCACAATCCAGACGCCTGCTTCCACCTGGCCATCACGGACAAAACATGCAGAGGCTTCCTTGTAAAAATgggagggaaaataaaaacCTGGAAGAAGCGCTGGTTTGTTTTTGACCAGAATCGCAGGACGCTCACTTACTATGCGG ATAAGCATGAGACCAAGATGAAAGGAGTCATTTATTTCCAGGCAATAGAGGAGGTGTACTATGATCATTTGAAGAATGCACACAAA AGTCCCAACCCCTCGTTGACCTTCAGTGTGAAGACTCATGACCGAGTCTACTACATGGTGGCCCCGTCTCCCGAGGCCATGCGTATCTGGATGGATGTTATTGTGACAGGAGCAGAGGGACACATGCACTTCATGGTGTAG
- the phldb2a gene encoding pleckstrin homology-like domain family B member 2 isoform X1, with protein sequence MSRMLPQRAAVSTLGYSSDCVKMEPSGSSPVGGTFLRGSRSKAELQELMETLQRRKSALEASLRAAECNRKYFNTPSPGGPQSKRPLSILGTSEHQQSSSRNFSYASSSSMPPSPRQGERQFSPNGLLRHPNARHQSQDSLFHPTDGSSFISSYGEPIPRSPRIKSGTASVPSSPRLGRRLYSHGKAVSDSRQRKYSTGSLNSLGMHSRSLPRLHNPADPPILSLPPHLHRAGRSAVARRSLSSLEQPPDVTVPASMPNTPRRASMASLSSLGFEIDGPNLDAGFGEQRLSFGKGGLSPGQRVGSITSLNGKEELRDYHQHQRDERLREQKVHKLESQRLETIMTLCTEFAQVEPAGSAVSDLQKINKELEKLQVSDDESVFSDSPGGTAPEGGFGTRGRDLLLSDEQQVSTRQQNGYREVGSPALSLGGGAPSPSSNHRAKVLESAQLKQEVTHIEEERIQVVNNIEELEQKIKDLDNQMEESVREMEVECALLEGEQESEMAQMQKEKELLDQLKENIHSTEKISHTEKAQEAEEQAKSLEELEFQKLEREIHQDEEKENQSQLLREIADCQRLAITRKERLATLKKQSSQITLQSQQEREDFQREKSNLLIMLQKERDKLASLEGKYAELSEKQNLANSNGAVKEHLHSAKERRRSGKENSAHLSDNTTPKRSQQIVTPYGRSLGRTLPPKAHLPLSQSSSCGSVIPQGLSFAPRDLNARRQPKSHTHMNDAVHSRQRKSDFGSRMLSEANVYLDSLSYPDNSQASDTISVDSSDSMETSFSACSPDNISSASMTNMAKLEEMERLLREAQVEKLRLLEHREREMEIRRQALEEERRRREELEKRLQEETNRRQKLVEREVKLREKQRSQSRLLSRYLPMRKDDFDLHCHIEAAGHNPDACFHLAITDKTCRGFLVKMGGKIKTWKKRWFVFDQNRRTLTYYADKHETKMKGVIYFQAIEEVYYDHLKNAHKSPNPSLTFSVKTHDRVYYMVAPSPEAMRIWMDVIVTGAEGHMHFMV encoded by the exons ATGAGCAGGATGCTTCCTCAAAGGGCGGCTGTGAGCACGCTCGGCTACAGCTCAG ACTGTGTGAAGATGGAGCCGAGCGGCAGCAGCCCGGTTGGTGGAACCTTCCTCAGGGGCTCCCGCTCTAAGGCGGAGCTGCAGGAATTGATGGAGACGCTGCAGCGCAGGAAGAGTGCCCTGGAGGCCAGTCTGAGGGCGGCTGAGTGCAACCGCAAGTATTTCAATACGCCTTCCCCCGGAGGACCCCAGTCCAAACGACCACTCTCCATCCTCGGAACCAGTGAGCATCAGCAGTCTTCCTCGAGAAACTTCTCCTACGCGAGCAGTAGCAGCATGCCCCCTTCCCCTCGCCAGGGTGAGCGCCAGTTTAGCCCCAACGGCTTGCTCCGTCACCCAAACGCTCGGCACCAATCGCAAGACAGCCTCTTCCACCCTACGGATGGAAGTTCTTTCATCTCCTCTTATGGAGAACCCATACCTCGCTCTCCTAGAATTAAGAGCGGCACAGCTAGCGTGCCCTCGAGCCCTCGACTGGGCCGCAGACTCTACTCACATGGCAAAGCCGTAAGTGACTCCAGGCAGAGGAAATACTCCACAGGTTCCCTCAACAGTCTGGGCATGCACAGCCGCTCGCTACCCCGCCTTCACAATCCAGCCGATCCTCCCATTTTATCTCTGCCGCCTCATCTACATCGAGCAGGACGCTCGGCTGTGGCTCGGCGCAGTCTCTCCTCCCTTGAACAACCACCTGATGTGACGGTACCAGCCAGTATGCCCAATACACCCAGGAGGGCCAGCATGGCCTCCCTGAGCTCTCTGGGTTTTGAGATAGATGGGCCGAACTTGGATGCGGGCTTTGGAGAGCAGAGGTTATCTTTTGGGAAAGGCGGGCTGAGTCCAGGTCAAAGGGTGGGTAGCATCACTTCTTTGAACGGCAAAGAGGAGTTGAGAGACTACCACCAGCACCAGAGAGATGAGAGACTCAGGGAGCAGAAAGTGCACAAGTTG GAAAGTCAGCGGCTGGAGACCATCATGACCCTGTGTACGGAGTTTGCACAGGTGGAGCCTGCAGGTTCAGCAGTTTCCGACCTGCAGAAGATCAATAAGGAGTTGGAGAAGCTGCAGGTGTCGGACGACGAGTCAGTTTTCTCCGACTCTCCCGGCGGCACGGCGCCGGAAGGCGGTTTTGGCACCAGAGGACGGGATTTGCTTCTCAGTGACGAGCAGCAGGTCAGCACTCGTCAGCAAAATGGTTACAGAGAAGTTGGCTCGCCGGCGCTTAGCCTTGGCGGCGGTGCACCCTCACCATCCAGCAACCACAGAGCTAAG GTGTTGGAGAGTGCGCAGCTGAAGCAGGAAGTAACACACATTGAAGAGGAGAGGATCCAAGTTGTCAACAACATTGAGGAGCTGGAGCAGAAGATTAAAGACCTGGACAACCAGATGGAAGAGTCAGTGAGAGAG ATGGAGGTAGAGTGCGCTTTGCTGGAAGGGGAGCAAGAATCAGAGATGGCTCAGATGCAAAAAGAAAAGGAGCTTCTGGACCAGCTTAAGGAAAATATTCATAGTACTGAAAAGATTAGCCACACTGAGAAagcacag gaagcagaggagcaagCAAAAAGCTTGGAGGAATTGGAGTTTCAAAAATTGGAGAGAGAGATTCACCAAGATGAGGAAAAGGAAAATCAGAGTCAATTACTGAGAGAAATTGCTGACTGTCAGCGTCTCGCTATCACGCGCAAG GAGAGACTTGCGACTCTGAAGAAACAGTCCTCGCAGATTACTTTACAgtctcagcaggagagagaagACTTCCAGAGGGAAAAAAGCAATCTGCTCATCATGCTGCAGAAG GAGAGAGACAAGCTGGCGTCTTTGGAAGGAAAGTATGCAGAGCTGTCTGAGAAGCAGAACTTGGCCAATAGCAACGGGGCCGTCAAAGAG CATTTGCACTCGGCAaaggaaagaagaagaagcgggaaggAAAACTCGGCCCATCTGAGCGACAACACGACGCCGAAGAGGAGCCAGCAGATCGTCACTCCCTACGGACGATCTCTGGGACGCACCCTTCCGCCCAag GCCCATCTGCCTCTGTCACAAAGCTCCAGCTGTGGCAGCGTCATCCCACAAGGGCTCAGCTTTGCCCCCCGAGACCTAAATGCTCGCCGCCAGCCAAAAA GCCACACACATATGAATGACGCCGTACACAGCCGACAaagaaaaagtgattttggtagtcGGATGCTCTCTGAGGCCAACGTTTACCTGGACTCTTTGTCCTACCCGGATAACAGCCAGGCCTCCGACACCATCAGTGTGGACAGTTCTGACAGCATGGAGACCAGCTTCTCCGCATGCTCTCCAGATAACATCTCCAG TGCCAGTATGACTAACATGGCCAAGCTCGAGGAGATGGAGCGTTTACTCCGAGAGGCCCAGGTGGAAAAGCTAAGGCTGCTTGAGCACAGG GAACGGGAGATGGAGATACGCCGGCAAGCTTTGGAGGAAGAGCGAAGACGGAGGGAGGAACTGGAGAAACGCCTGCAGGAGGAGACCAACCGGAGACAAAAACTTGTGGAGAGGGAAGTGAAGCTCAGGGAGAAACAGAGATCGCAG TCCCGACTTCTGTCGCGCTACTTACCCATGAGGAAAGACGACTTTGACCTTCATTGCCATATTGAGGCAGCGGGCCACAATCCAGACGCCTGCTTCCACCTGGCCATCACGGACAAAACATGCAGAGGCTTCCTTGTAAAAATgggagggaaaataaaaacCTGGAAGAAGCGCTGGTTTGTTTTTGACCAGAATCGCAGGACGCTCACTTACTATGCGG ATAAGCATGAGACCAAGATGAAAGGAGTCATTTATTTCCAGGCAATAGAGGAGGTGTACTATGATCATTTGAAGAATGCACACAAA AGTCCCAACCCCTCGTTGACCTTCAGTGTGAAGACTCATGACCGAGTCTACTACATGGTGGCCCCGTCTCCCGAGGCCATGCGTATCTGGATGGATGTTATTGTGACAGGAGCAGAGGGACACATGCACTTCATGGTGTAG
- the phldb2a gene encoding pleckstrin homology-like domain family B member 2 isoform X3 — MSRMLPQRAAVSTLGYSSDCVKMEPSGSSPVGGTFLRGSRSKAELQELMETLQRRKSALEASLRAAECNRKYFNTPSPGGPQSKRPLSILGTSEHQQSSSRNFSYASSSSMPPSPRQGERQFSPNGLLRHPNARHQSQDSLFHPTDGSSFISSYGEPIPRSPRIKSGTASVPSSPRLGRRLYSHGKAVSDSRQRKYSTGSLNSLGMHSRSLPRLHNPADPPILSLPPHLHRAGRSAVARRSLSSLEQPPDVTVPASMPNTPRRASMASLSSLGFEIDGPNLDAGFGEQRLSFGKGGLSPGQRVGSITSLNGKEELRDYHQHQRDERLREQKVHKLESQRLETIMTLCTEFAQVEPAGSAVSDLQKINKELEKLQVSDDESVFSDSPGGTAPEGGFGTRGRDLLLSDEQQVSTRQQNGYREVGSPALSLGGGAPSPSSNHRAKVLESAQLKQEVTHIEEERIQVVNNIEELEQKIKDLDNQMEESVREMEVECALLEGEQESEMAQMQKEKELLDQLKENIHSTEKISHTEKAQERLATLKKQSSQITLQSQQEREDFQREKSNLLIMLQKERDKLASLEGKYAELSEKQNLANSNGAVKEHLHSAKERRRSGKENSAHLSDNTTPKRSQQIVTPYGRSLGRTLPPKAHLPLSQSSSCGSVIPQGLSFAPRDLNARRQPKSHTHMNDAVHSRQRKSDFGSRMLSEANVYLDSLSYPDNSQASDTISVDSSDSMETSFSACSPDNISSASMTNMAKLEEMERLLREAQVEKLRLLEHREREMEIRRQALEEERRRREELEKRLQEETNRRQKLVEREVKLREKQRSQSRLLSRYLPMRKDDFDLHCHIEAAGHNPDACFHLAITDKTCRGFLVKMGGKIKTWKKRWFVFDQNRRTLTYYADKHETKMKGVIYFQAIEEVYYDHLKNAHKSPNPSLTFSVKTHDRVYYMVAPSPEAMRIWMDVIVTGAEGHMHFMV, encoded by the exons ATGAGCAGGATGCTTCCTCAAAGGGCGGCTGTGAGCACGCTCGGCTACAGCTCAG ACTGTGTGAAGATGGAGCCGAGCGGCAGCAGCCCGGTTGGTGGAACCTTCCTCAGGGGCTCCCGCTCTAAGGCGGAGCTGCAGGAATTGATGGAGACGCTGCAGCGCAGGAAGAGTGCCCTGGAGGCCAGTCTGAGGGCGGCTGAGTGCAACCGCAAGTATTTCAATACGCCTTCCCCCGGAGGACCCCAGTCCAAACGACCACTCTCCATCCTCGGAACCAGTGAGCATCAGCAGTCTTCCTCGAGAAACTTCTCCTACGCGAGCAGTAGCAGCATGCCCCCTTCCCCTCGCCAGGGTGAGCGCCAGTTTAGCCCCAACGGCTTGCTCCGTCACCCAAACGCTCGGCACCAATCGCAAGACAGCCTCTTCCACCCTACGGATGGAAGTTCTTTCATCTCCTCTTATGGAGAACCCATACCTCGCTCTCCTAGAATTAAGAGCGGCACAGCTAGCGTGCCCTCGAGCCCTCGACTGGGCCGCAGACTCTACTCACATGGCAAAGCCGTAAGTGACTCCAGGCAGAGGAAATACTCCACAGGTTCCCTCAACAGTCTGGGCATGCACAGCCGCTCGCTACCCCGCCTTCACAATCCAGCCGATCCTCCCATTTTATCTCTGCCGCCTCATCTACATCGAGCAGGACGCTCGGCTGTGGCTCGGCGCAGTCTCTCCTCCCTTGAACAACCACCTGATGTGACGGTACCAGCCAGTATGCCCAATACACCCAGGAGGGCCAGCATGGCCTCCCTGAGCTCTCTGGGTTTTGAGATAGATGGGCCGAACTTGGATGCGGGCTTTGGAGAGCAGAGGTTATCTTTTGGGAAAGGCGGGCTGAGTCCAGGTCAAAGGGTGGGTAGCATCACTTCTTTGAACGGCAAAGAGGAGTTGAGAGACTACCACCAGCACCAGAGAGATGAGAGACTCAGGGAGCAGAAAGTGCACAAGTTG GAAAGTCAGCGGCTGGAGACCATCATGACCCTGTGTACGGAGTTTGCACAGGTGGAGCCTGCAGGTTCAGCAGTTTCCGACCTGCAGAAGATCAATAAGGAGTTGGAGAAGCTGCAGGTGTCGGACGACGAGTCAGTTTTCTCCGACTCTCCCGGCGGCACGGCGCCGGAAGGCGGTTTTGGCACCAGAGGACGGGATTTGCTTCTCAGTGACGAGCAGCAGGTCAGCACTCGTCAGCAAAATGGTTACAGAGAAGTTGGCTCGCCGGCGCTTAGCCTTGGCGGCGGTGCACCCTCACCATCCAGCAACCACAGAGCTAAG GTGTTGGAGAGTGCGCAGCTGAAGCAGGAAGTAACACACATTGAAGAGGAGAGGATCCAAGTTGTCAACAACATTGAGGAGCTGGAGCAGAAGATTAAAGACCTGGACAACCAGATGGAAGAGTCAGTGAGAGAG ATGGAGGTAGAGTGCGCTTTGCTGGAAGGGGAGCAAGAATCAGAGATGGCTCAGATGCAAAAAGAAAAGGAGCTTCTGGACCAGCTTAAGGAAAATATTCATAGTACTGAAAAGATTAGCCACACTGAGAAagcacag GAGAGACTTGCGACTCTGAAGAAACAGTCCTCGCAGATTACTTTACAgtctcagcaggagagagaagACTTCCAGAGGGAAAAAAGCAATCTGCTCATCATGCTGCAGAAG GAGAGAGACAAGCTGGCGTCTTTGGAAGGAAAGTATGCAGAGCTGTCTGAGAAGCAGAACTTGGCCAATAGCAACGGGGCCGTCAAAGAG CATTTGCACTCGGCAaaggaaagaagaagaagcgggaaggAAAACTCGGCCCATCTGAGCGACAACACGACGCCGAAGAGGAGCCAGCAGATCGTCACTCCCTACGGACGATCTCTGGGACGCACCCTTCCGCCCAag GCCCATCTGCCTCTGTCACAAAGCTCCAGCTGTGGCAGCGTCATCCCACAAGGGCTCAGCTTTGCCCCCCGAGACCTAAATGCTCGCCGCCAGCCAAAAA GCCACACACATATGAATGACGCCGTACACAGCCGACAaagaaaaagtgattttggtagtcGGATGCTCTCTGAGGCCAACGTTTACCTGGACTCTTTGTCCTACCCGGATAACAGCCAGGCCTCCGACACCATCAGTGTGGACAGTTCTGACAGCATGGAGACCAGCTTCTCCGCATGCTCTCCAGATAACATCTCCAG TGCCAGTATGACTAACATGGCCAAGCTCGAGGAGATGGAGCGTTTACTCCGAGAGGCCCAGGTGGAAAAGCTAAGGCTGCTTGAGCACAGG GAACGGGAGATGGAGATACGCCGGCAAGCTTTGGAGGAAGAGCGAAGACGGAGGGAGGAACTGGAGAAACGCCTGCAGGAGGAGACCAACCGGAGACAAAAACTTGTGGAGAGGGAAGTGAAGCTCAGGGAGAAACAGAGATCGCAG TCCCGACTTCTGTCGCGCTACTTACCCATGAGGAAAGACGACTTTGACCTTCATTGCCATATTGAGGCAGCGGGCCACAATCCAGACGCCTGCTTCCACCTGGCCATCACGGACAAAACATGCAGAGGCTTCCTTGTAAAAATgggagggaaaataaaaacCTGGAAGAAGCGCTGGTTTGTTTTTGACCAGAATCGCAGGACGCTCACTTACTATGCGG ATAAGCATGAGACCAAGATGAAAGGAGTCATTTATTTCCAGGCAATAGAGGAGGTGTACTATGATCATTTGAAGAATGCACACAAA AGTCCCAACCCCTCGTTGACCTTCAGTGTGAAGACTCATGACCGAGTCTACTACATGGTGGCCCCGTCTCCCGAGGCCATGCGTATCTGGATGGATGTTATTGTGACAGGAGCAGAGGGACACATGCACTTCATGGTGTAG